AGTCCGATTATTGAAATTATAAAAAAAATTATTCTGCAAACTGTAAATGTCATTGAAAGTTCCTATTTGCTGAATTTTTCCAGAATTTTTTTGTCTCCAGTTTTTTCTATTATAACCAGATGGTCGCCCACGGAAAATGTCGTGTTTCCCTGCGGAAGTTCAAATTTTTCACTTCCAATTTTTTTTACAAGAAGAATCAGATATTCGCCTGGACTTGCAATGTCTTTCAGCTGCTTGCCTATAAATTTGCTTGATGAAGGCAAATCGCATTCCACGATTTCAAATGCGCCGTTTGAAACTGTATGAATTCCAGTTACTGATTTTCCGTGCAGATGGCTTATGATTGAATCAACCAAAGTGTCTCTCATAGGAATTGCGACATCGATTCCAAGCTTTCTTGCAATGTTTCCGAACTGAGACTGGGCAACGAGCGCGATTGTTTTTTCCACGCCAAGAGATTCAAGGTAAGCGGAAACAACCATGTTCAGCTCGTGATTGTGCGTGGCGCAAATTACAAGGTTGTACTTTTGAATTCCTTCTTCTTCTATAAAAACATCGTCTGTGATGTCTGCGTTGAAAATCTGCGCCTGCGGAAATTTTTTTTCAGCTTCCTTGCAAAGATTTTTGTCGCTGTCTATGATTGTGAATGTCTGAGAAATATTTTTTGTTCCGCTGAAAATTTTTCTTAAAAACGAAACTTTGTCTTTTTCAATAATTTTGTCTGCTACGATTGTTCCGATTCTTCCGATTCCAACTAATGCGATTTTTTTTATTGTGTCTGTCTTGATTCCGCAAAGCTCAAGTATGAACGGAATGTTTTCTTTTTCAATTATGATTCCGATTCTGTCTCCTGCATTTAAAATCGTTTCGCCGGATGGCAAGGCTGAAATCATGTTGTCTGAATCTTTTTCTTTTGTTTCCTGATAAACTATAAGAAATTTTTTGTCTGTAAGCGAGCGGATGTTTTTTAATGCGGCTCCATCGAGTTTGCTTCCTTTTTCAATTTGAAGAGCAATGATTTCAAAATCACCGTTTTCGCCAAAATCAACTATGTCGCTTATTGCCCCGTGCTCAACAGCTTTTACAATTGCCTGCGCCGCTTCTACATCGGGATGAATCATGTAATCAATTCCATAAAGCGGACGATGATTTCCCTTGAAAGTTTCCGCATGCTGGCGCGCTGTTGTGTTTGTGTTTGCATAGTAGGCGTAGTTTCTTACACGCGCAATTTTCAACACGTCTGGATAAACTGCGTCCACAAGAGAGCAGGTAATCATGTTGATTTCATCGCTGTCAGTCAAAGTTACAAGCGCATCCATTTTACCGATTTCAAGTTCTTCCAAAACTTGAAGGTTGTTTCCGTCTGCATTTATAACTTCGCAGTCAAGACGATTGCTTACGTGCTCAACAATGTCTTCGTTGCTTTCGATTATTTTTACAATGTTGCCTTCGTTTATAAGGCGTTTTGCCAGCTGAACTCCAGTAAAGCCTGCGCCGATTATCATTATGTTCATTTTTTTAATTATACATGAAACTTCGCGCTGTGTTCAATCTAAGAAAATGGCGGAAAGTAAAAGCTGTTTTTTAT
The DNA window shown above is from uncultured Treponema sp. and carries:
- a CDS encoding NAD-binding protein — protein: MNIMIIGAGFTGVQLAKRLINEGNIVKIIESNEDIVEHVSNRLDCEVINADGNNLQVLEELEIGKMDALVTLTDSDEINMITCSLVDAVYPDVLKIARVRNYAYYANTNTTARQHAETFKGNHRPLYGIDYMIHPDVEAAQAIVKAVEHGAISDIVDFGENGDFEIIALQIEKGSKLDGAALKNIRSLTDKKFLIVYQETKEKDSDNMISALPSGETILNAGDRIGIIIEKENIPFILELCGIKTDTIKKIALVGIGRIGTIVADKIIEKDKVSFLRKIFSGTKNISQTFTIIDSDKNLCKEAEKKFPQAQIFNADITDDVFIEEEGIQKYNLVICATHNHELNMVVSAYLESLGVEKTIALVAQSQFGNIARKLGIDVAIPMRDTLVDSIISHLHGKSVTGIHTVSNGAFEIVECDLPSSSKFIGKQLKDIASPGEYLILLVKKIGSEKFELPQGNTTFSVGDHLVIIEKTGDKKILEKFSK